In Maridesulfovibrio sp., a single genomic region encodes these proteins:
- a CDS encoding FadR/GntR family transcriptional regulator encodes MSDRKKPVLKRMIRFPPAAEQNQISGNGPGKTGKRMFKPIKKVRVSETAAMQLEELIKDGTFAEGQPLPSERGLMKELQVGRGSIREALRILEIKGFIETRPGIGAFVKSHEGDIFSPLSTWLKDNNEALHHFFEVRSLLEPSTARMAAERISDEDLEALKKNLEEFGNTVAAGDLPRAILVDAEFHRLIGKATGNKVLSSIMDALYRTMIEGWKAPLKIPGQPHKSLAEHSEILDAIRAKDGAKASLLMNEHLSSALQALGDAGLRKH; translated from the coding sequence ATGTCCGACCGTAAAAAACCGGTACTGAAGCGCATGATCCGTTTTCCACCGGCAGCTGAACAAAACCAAATCAGCGGTAACGGGCCGGGCAAAACCGGGAAGCGAATGTTCAAACCGATCAAAAAAGTACGGGTCTCCGAAACGGCGGCCATGCAGCTTGAAGAGCTCATAAAAGACGGCACCTTTGCCGAAGGGCAACCCCTGCCCTCTGAGCGCGGGCTCATGAAGGAACTGCAGGTGGGACGGGGGTCCATCCGTGAAGCACTGCGCATTCTGGAGATAAAGGGGTTCATTGAAACAAGGCCCGGAATAGGAGCTTTCGTCAAAAGTCATGAGGGAGATATTTTCAGTCCCCTTTCAACATGGCTTAAAGACAACAACGAAGCCCTGCACCATTTTTTCGAAGTACGCTCGCTTCTGGAACCTTCTACGGCCCGAATGGCCGCCGAGCGTATTTCTGACGAGGACCTTGAAGCCCTTAAAAAAAATCTTGAGGAATTCGGAAACACTGTGGCCGCAGGAGACCTGCCCAGAGCCATACTGGTTGACGCGGAATTTCACAGGCTGATCGGGAAAGCAACCGGAAACAAAGTGCTTTCATCAATAATGGACGCCCTGTACCGGACCATGATCGAGGGGTGGAAGGCCCCGCTTAAAATTCCCGGCCAGCCGCACAAGAGCCTGGCCGAACACAGCGAAATCCTTGATGCGATAAGAGCAAAGGACGGAGCAAAAGCCTCGCTGCTCATGAATGAACATCTGAGCAGCGCACTGCAGGCCCTGGGTGATGCGGGACTCAGGAAACACTAG
- a CDS encoding glycerate kinase, translating into MDQTIEREHLELIFAEALDRVDPYKIITNRMFLEGDVLSVADDKGDISIDLNEFDRVMVIGAGKATAKMARAIEDIMGDRIDSGVISVKYGHTEKLSRIRTIEAGHPVPDENGVKAALEIEDMACSATDRTLVLNLVSGGGSALLPCPAHAEVDGKRIEVTLADKQSVTKTLLSCGADISEINCVRKHLSNLKGGRLLRCLRPARSLNLILSDVVGDNPDTIASGLTSPDRSTYCDAVSIIDSYGIRDRIPAHVLKILELGREGRLQETLKQEEFSRVRADNILIGTNRIALLGACDKARELGYNVRILTSRLQGEAADAADMFWAVAQDEREWELLEKKPACIIAGGETVVTLSGNGKGGRNQEMALKFLQRLSQDESGGKSIHFLAASTDGNDGPTDAAGGFADAVALESTGKAGLSISEYLKNNDSYHFLQTVGALHKTGPTNTNVCDIQLLIVK; encoded by the coding sequence ATGGATCAGACAATCGAACGGGAACATCTTGAACTCATTTTTGCGGAAGCCCTGGACAGGGTTGATCCGTACAAGATCATTACCAATCGCATGTTTCTTGAGGGAGATGTGCTCTCGGTTGCCGATGACAAGGGCGACATCTCCATCGACCTGAATGAATTCGACCGGGTAATGGTCATCGGTGCCGGAAAGGCCACTGCGAAGATGGCCCGGGCAATTGAAGACATCATGGGTGACCGTATTGATTCAGGTGTTATTTCCGTCAAGTACGGGCACACGGAAAAACTTTCCAGAATCAGGACCATTGAAGCAGGACATCCTGTTCCGGACGAAAACGGGGTCAAGGCGGCTCTCGAAATAGAAGACATGGCCTGCTCCGCAACCGACAGAACGCTGGTTCTGAACCTTGTTTCCGGCGGAGGGTCCGCCCTGCTGCCCTGCCCGGCACATGCCGAGGTTGACGGAAAAAGGATAGAAGTAACCCTTGCAGACAAGCAGAGCGTCACAAAGACCCTGCTCTCCTGCGGAGCGGACATAAGCGAAATAAACTGCGTCCGTAAACATCTTTCAAATCTCAAGGGAGGCCGGTTGCTGCGCTGCCTTCGTCCGGCCCGCAGCCTGAACCTGATCCTCTCGGACGTGGTCGGGGACAATCCCGATACAATAGCTTCCGGGCTCACCAGCCCGGACCGCAGCACATACTGCGATGCGGTATCCATAATCGACAGCTACGGCATCAGGGACAGAATCCCTGCACATGTATTAAAAATACTGGAACTCGGCAGGGAAGGCAGACTTCAGGAGACCCTAAAGCAGGAAGAATTCAGCAGAGTCCGTGCGGACAACATCCTCATCGGCACCAACCGCATAGCCCTGCTCGGAGCCTGCGACAAAGCCCGCGAACTGGGCTACAATGTGCGCATTCTCACCTCCAGACTGCAGGGAGAAGCAGCGGACGCGGCGGATATGTTCTGGGCCGTGGCGCAGGATGAACGGGAGTGGGAACTGCTGGAAAAGAAACCGGCCTGCATAATCGCAGGCGGTGAAACCGTGGTGACCCTGTCCGGAAACGGCAAGGGTGGCCGCAATCAGGAAATGGCGCTCAAGTTCCTGCAGCGGTTGTCGCAGGACGAATCCGGCGGAAAAAGCATCCATTTTCTTGCCGCATCAACGGACGGCAATGACGGTCCGACCGATGCGGCCGGCGGCTTTGCGGATGCAGTCGCATTGGAGAGCACAGGCAAGGCAGGACTCTCCATTTCAGAATATTTAAAAAACAACGACTCCTACCACTTCCTTCAAACGGTAGGAGCCTTGCATAAGACAGGCCCGACCAACACCAACGTCTGCGACATCCAATTGCTGATCGTTAAGTAA
- a CDS encoding DMT family transporter, whose product MNTKSLKADILLLITAIIWGAAFVAQRVGMDYVGPLTFNAVRFALGAAALLPLIVRLDKERRKDGTYQKVDPKSFVKGCLIAGGALFMGATLQQWGLVYTTAGNAGFITGLYVVFVPIFGLFFKQKTGLPTWIGALLAVIGMYLLSVNEGFHIEIGDLLVLFSAFFWAGHVIVISLLATQVDPVKFACGQFAACSVFSFVGAAILEDMTLSGIYGAAVPILYGGLMSVGVAYTLQVIAQQDAKPAHAAIILSLESLFAAVAGWLLLGETLTTQGMAGCALMLCGMLLSQIKFSF is encoded by the coding sequence ATGAATACAAAAAGTCTGAAAGCAGACATCCTGCTTCTGATCACAGCCATTATCTGGGGAGCAGCTTTCGTGGCCCAGAGAGTCGGTATGGACTATGTAGGTCCGCTGACTTTCAACGCGGTCCGTTTTGCTCTCGGAGCAGCCGCGCTTCTGCCTCTCATCGTCCGTCTGGACAAGGAGCGCAGGAAGGACGGAACGTATCAGAAAGTTGACCCGAAAAGCTTCGTCAAGGGTTGCCTGATTGCCGGAGGAGCTCTTTTCATGGGCGCAACCCTGCAACAGTGGGGGCTGGTCTACACAACCGCAGGAAATGCCGGGTTCATTACCGGGCTTTACGTTGTCTTCGTTCCCATATTCGGTCTTTTTTTCAAGCAGAAAACAGGGCTGCCTACCTGGATAGGAGCACTGCTGGCTGTAATCGGAATGTACCTGCTTTCCGTTAACGAAGGTTTTCACATAGAAATAGGCGACCTGCTGGTCCTGTTCAGCGCCTTTTTCTGGGCCGGACACGTAATAGTCATTTCTCTGCTGGCCACACAGGTGGACCCGGTCAAGTTCGCCTGCGGACAGTTTGCGGCCTGCTCTGTGTTCAGTTTTGTCGGAGCGGCAATCCTTGAAGACATGACCCTGTCCGGGATTTACGGCGCCGCTGTTCCCATTCTTTACGGGGGGCTCATGTCCGTAGGGGTGGCCTATACCCTGCAGGTGATAGCTCAGCAGGACGCCAAGCCCGCACACGCCGCAATCATCCTCAGCCTTGAGTCGCTGTTCGCCGCTGTTGCCGGATGGCTGCTGCTTGGTGAGACTCTTACCACACAGGGGATGGCAGGCTGTGCGCTCATGCTTTGCGGCATGCTGCTTTCGCAGATCAAATTCAGTTTCTAA
- the hflC gene encoding protease modulator HflC: MSMLKKSSAPLAILIIVLVLGIAQSAYIVKQTEKAIVLQLGKPKSGPLGPGLHFKLPFIQNVIYFDSRLLEYDARPAEILTKDKKNMVVDNYSKWRIADPLQFYRTVRSIPRAQARLDDIIYAELRVALGRYTLIEIISSDRTAIMEEVTSTSNNLLKAYGIEVLDVRIKRTDLPPENARAIYGRMRAERERMARQYRSQGNEAAARITAAADKEKAITIADANLKAEIMRGEGDAMATRIYADSFGRDPRFYEFAKSLEAYEKGFKGDTRIILSQDNPFLKFMK; this comes from the coding sequence ATGAGTATGCTCAAGAAAAGTTCCGCTCCCCTGGCAATACTGATAATCGTACTTGTGCTGGGGATTGCCCAGAGTGCCTATATAGTCAAGCAGACTGAAAAGGCCATTGTACTGCAGCTTGGTAAACCCAAGTCCGGCCCGCTCGGTCCGGGGCTGCATTTCAAGCTGCCTTTCATCCAGAACGTGATTTATTTCGACTCACGGCTGCTTGAATACGATGCCCGTCCGGCGGAGATCCTGACCAAGGACAAGAAGAACATGGTCGTGGACAACTACTCCAAGTGGCGTATTGCCGACCCGTTGCAGTTTTACCGCACGGTGCGTTCCATACCGCGAGCCCAGGCCCGCCTTGATGACATCATTTATGCGGAGCTCCGTGTTGCGCTCGGCCGCTATACGCTGATTGAAATTATCTCCAGCGATAGAACCGCCATCATGGAGGAAGTAACCAGTACTTCAAACAATCTGCTCAAGGCCTACGGTATAGAAGTCCTTGATGTACGAATCAAACGTACGGACCTGCCTCCGGAAAACGCACGCGCTATTTACGGCCGCATGCGTGCAGAGCGCGAACGTATGGCAAGACAGTATCGTTCGCAGGGTAACGAAGCTGCTGCAAGGATAACAGCTGCAGCGGATAAGGAAAAAGCCATCACCATTGCAGACGCCAACCTCAAGGCTGAAATCATGCGCGGTGAAGGCGATGCCATGGCTACAAGGATTTATGCCGACAGCTTCGGCAGGGACCCGCGGTTCTATGAATTCGCAAAATCTCTGGAAGCCTATGAAAAGGGCTTCAAGGGTGATACGAGGATTATTCTTTCGCAGGACAACCCGTTCTTGAAGTTCATGAAATAA
- the hflK gene encoding FtsH protease activity modulator HflK: MSVRLAYQFIMNWDWDKLSEQRQRNSGGGPKPPNMDEINSTIKKIRGTGVPGGKFIVIGIILLWFLSGVYIVEPDEVGVVTRFGKYVTTTGPGPHYHLPVPIESVMRPKVTQIRRVEIGFRSYGSSSSFTQGQSRNVPEESLMLTGDENIVDVQFIVQYQIKDPVNYLFKVNNQAKTIQDAAEAAMREIIGKTKIELALTTGKLQIQTETRNLLQEIVDRYKLGVNVLAVQLQNVHPPNEVVDAFKDVASAREDKSRYINEAEAYRNDILPKARGQAAVIVNRAEAYKESKIRLAEGEAKRFMAVYKEYLKAKDITVKRMFLETMQNILANPEIKKIILADDAAKKVLPFLSLDGGTLPVTTGKK; this comes from the coding sequence ATGTCGGTCCGTCTCGCCTATCAATTTATCATGAACTGGGATTGGGACAAATTATCCGAACAACGGCAGAGGAACAGCGGCGGCGGACCTAAGCCGCCCAACATGGACGAAATCAACTCCACTATCAAAAAAATACGCGGAACCGGAGTCCCCGGCGGCAAATTCATTGTCATCGGCATCATACTTCTCTGGTTTCTTTCCGGGGTTTACATCGTAGAACCCGATGAAGTCGGTGTGGTGACCAGATTCGGCAAATACGTTACCACTACCGGTCCCGGACCGCACTACCACCTTCCGGTGCCCATTGAATCGGTGATGCGTCCGAAGGTCACTCAGATCAGGCGTGTCGAAATCGGGTTCCGTTCTTACGGATCTTCCAGCTCCTTTACTCAGGGGCAATCCAGGAATGTTCCCGAAGAATCGCTCATGCTTACCGGTGATGAAAACATTGTCGATGTTCAGTTCATCGTGCAGTACCAGATCAAAGATCCGGTGAATTACCTGTTTAAGGTGAACAATCAGGCAAAGACTATTCAGGACGCGGCTGAAGCTGCCATGCGTGAAATCATAGGCAAGACCAAGATCGAACTTGCCCTGACCACCGGCAAACTGCAGATTCAGACCGAAACACGTAATCTCCTGCAGGAAATCGTTGATCGATATAAACTCGGGGTCAACGTGCTGGCGGTGCAGCTGCAGAACGTTCATCCACCGAACGAGGTTGTGGACGCGTTCAAGGACGTTGCCAGTGCACGCGAAGACAAGAGCCGCTACATAAACGAGGCTGAAGCCTACCGCAACGACATACTGCCCAAGGCCAGAGGCCAGGCGGCGGTTATCGTGAACAGGGCTGAAGCGTACAAGGAATCCAAGATCCGTCTTGCCGAAGGTGAGGCCAAGAGATTCATGGCCGTCTATAAGGAATACCTTAAGGCCAAGGACATCACCGTGAAACGGATGTTCCTGGAGACGATGCAGAATATTCTTGCGAATCCTGAAATCAAGAAAATCATCCTTGCTGATGATGCGGCGAAAAAAGTGCTTCCATTTCTGTCTCTGGACGGCGGAACGCTTCCCGTAACAACCGGAAAGAAATAG
- a CDS encoding phosphomannomutase/phosphoglucomutase: MKEINREIFRAYDIRGVVGSDFDEEWVEMLGRACGTWFRKKGWDRAVVGHDCRHSSPAYQQAMVKGLNSCGVDVLFLDLVPSPVFYFAARKLGYMAGVMITASHNPPEFNGFKVWGKDTTIHSGDILDIYEIMKSGDFAEGCGVASFHNIIPFYVEDLLSGIRIERPVRVVLDGGNGAGGHIALELLRRAGADVIPLYCDPDGDFPNHHPDPVVEKYMGDLLAAVVDHKAEAGIGLDGDADRIGAVDENGRLMPGDRLLAIYAREMLGRKPGETVIGDVKCSHLLFSDIETHGGKAIMARTGHSIMKAKMAETGAGLGGEMSGHMFFSDRFYGFDDGIYAALRLVEILSKSKPPLSGMLEDWPETFFTPELRVDCPERIKFRIVERAVEELSKRFRVITIDGARVVFEHGWALVRTSNTQAALTLRYEADSPQHLEEIRKIIDSLLKQLRNELEG, from the coding sequence GTGAAGGAAATCAACCGCGAAATATTCAGGGCCTACGACATACGCGGAGTTGTGGGCAGTGATTTTGACGAGGAATGGGTGGAAATGCTGGGCAGGGCCTGCGGAACGTGGTTCCGGAAAAAGGGATGGGACCGGGCGGTTGTAGGGCATGACTGCCGCCACAGCTCCCCGGCCTACCAGCAGGCCATGGTGAAAGGGCTGAACAGTTGCGGTGTGGATGTGCTTTTTCTCGATCTTGTGCCCAGCCCTGTTTTTTATTTTGCAGCCAGAAAACTCGGCTACATGGCCGGAGTGATGATAACCGCCAGCCACAATCCGCCGGAGTTCAACGGATTCAAAGTCTGGGGAAAAGACACCACCATTCACAGCGGCGATATACTTGATATTTACGAGATCATGAAATCAGGTGATTTTGCGGAAGGTTGCGGAGTGGCTTCTTTCCACAACATCATACCGTTTTATGTTGAAGACCTGCTTTCCGGCATAAGGATCGAGCGGCCGGTACGGGTGGTCCTGGACGGCGGCAACGGCGCAGGCGGACATATCGCGCTGGAACTGCTGCGCCGGGCCGGAGCGGACGTCATTCCTCTATACTGCGACCCGGATGGGGATTTTCCGAACCATCACCCCGACCCGGTTGTGGAAAAATACATGGGCGACCTGCTCGCCGCAGTGGTGGATCACAAAGCGGAAGCAGGAATCGGGCTGGACGGAGACGCCGACCGCATCGGCGCTGTTGATGAAAACGGGCGGCTTATGCCCGGAGACCGTCTGCTTGCCATATACGCAAGGGAAATGCTCGGCCGTAAACCGGGGGAAACCGTCATCGGCGATGTAAAATGCAGCCACCTCCTTTTCTCGGACATTGAGACTCACGGAGGCAAGGCAATCATGGCCCGCACAGGGCACTCGATCATGAAGGCCAAAATGGCCGAAACCGGAGCCGGTCTCGGCGGAGAAATGAGCGGGCACATGTTTTTCTCCGATCGGTTTTACGGCTTTGACGACGGAATTTATGCAGCCCTGCGGCTGGTGGAGATTCTTTCGAAAAGCAAACCACCGCTTTCCGGTATGCTTGAAGACTGGCCGGAAACATTCTTTACGCCGGAACTGCGCGTTGACTGCCCGGAGCGGATAAAATTCAGGATAGTGGAAAGAGCCGTGGAAGAGCTTTCAAAACGGTTCAGGGTTATCACCATAGACGGTGCCAGAGTTGTTTTCGAGCACGGCTGGGCGCTGGTAAGAACATCCAACACTCAGGCTGCATTGACGCTCAGGTACGAAGCCGATTCCCCACAGCATCTTGAAGAAATAAGAAAAATCATTGATTCCCTGCTCAAGCAGCTAAGAAATGAACTTGAAGGTTGA
- a CDS encoding TPM domain-containing protein, with translation MALMLKPYGRTASEKFLRMIGILIIFGLVAWAFWMNNQSTLEKLQARNALWDQTKILSRSEREFVQGFIRSMRSEFGVKVRIQIITDHLKEPKLDSNELYIGISPAHEEVIMSFPGLVRHALGDAFIEEMEKGHFTGNFTDDKWPTSLMTSLSMIWERLLKVDSAQPVIPVYSGKTGGNTTDPESGGHTE, from the coding sequence ATGGCTCTCATGTTGAAACCGTACGGCAGAACCGCCAGTGAAAAATTCCTGAGAATGATCGGAATTCTCATAATTTTCGGCCTTGTGGCATGGGCTTTCTGGATGAATAACCAGAGTACGCTGGAAAAGCTGCAGGCAAGAAACGCATTGTGGGACCAGACCAAGATTCTCTCCCGGTCCGAAAGGGAATTTGTGCAGGGGTTCATCAGAAGTATGCGCAGCGAATTCGGAGTAAAGGTCCGCATACAGATTATTACCGACCATCTGAAAGAGCCGAAGCTTGATTCAAATGAACTTTACATCGGCATTTCACCGGCCCACGAGGAAGTGATTATGTCTTTCCCCGGACTTGTCCGCCACGCACTTGGAGATGCTTTTATCGAGGAAATGGAAAAAGGTCATTTTACCGGAAATTTCACTGATGACAAATGGCCCACCTCGCTCATGACCTCACTGTCCATGATTTGGGAACGGTTGCTGAAAGTTGATTCGGCCCAGCCTGTAATCCCGGTTTACAGCGGGAAAACAGGAGGTAACACAACCGACCCTGAATCCGGCGGACACACGGAATAA
- the rnhA gene encoding ribonuclease HI: MSRKTITVYTDGSCLGNPGKGGYGAVLLYNDHRKELSQGYKRTTNNRMEMRAVIAALTELSEPCDVTLYTDSQYVKNAFTKKWIDNWQKNGWKTAAKKPVKNKDLWLQFIPLLKTHNVTFRWVKGHAGNPENERCDDLARTAASSGNLIEDEEA, encoded by the coding sequence ATGTCCAGAAAAACAATAACCGTCTACACGGACGGCTCATGTCTTGGAAACCCCGGCAAAGGCGGCTACGGAGCAGTGCTTCTCTACAATGATCACCGCAAGGAACTGTCTCAGGGATACAAAAGAACAACAAACAACCGCATGGAAATGCGGGCCGTAATTGCGGCGCTCACGGAACTCAGCGAACCGTGCGATGTGACTCTTTATACTGATTCGCAGTATGTCAAAAACGCCTTTACCAAGAAATGGATAGATAACTGGCAGAAAAACGGTTGGAAAACTGCGGCGAAAAAGCCGGTCAAGAACAAGGACCTCTGGTTGCAATTCATCCCTTTGCTTAAAACCCACAACGTAACCTTTCGCTGGGTCAAGGGGCATGCCGGGAATCCGGAAAACGAACGGTGCGATGACCTCGCCCGCACAGCAGCATCATCCGGCAACCTGATTGAGGATGAAGAGGCATAG
- the acs gene encoding acetate--CoA ligase — MDHKETLDSLLHEERVFRPLPQMLIEAGMNPQDLRVARELAETDLCAYWEEAAEELDWFTKWEKVCDSSDAPNFRWFTGARCNIVYNALDRHIETVNKNRLALIWEGEAGDSRQYTYYELYRAVNRFANGLRRLGVTKGDRVVLYMPQLPETVIAMLACARIGAVHSLVFSGFSARLLRERLCEIRPRVVVTADGFYRNGQVIRLKEEVDRALLGTPEGVPESVVVVHRANVDVDMDSARDCWYADLVRHERPFAPAEIMASGDPLFILHTSGTSGKPKGIIHSHGGYMVGVHRTFKWVFDLKPTDIFWCSADPGWITGHSYLVYGPLLAGTTTVMYEGHSLYPQADRVWNIVSKYGVTLFYSSPTQIRTLMRFGHRYPEQHDLSSLRILAAVGEPFNPEAWLWMYEHIGKGRCPVLDTWWQTETGMIMISPFPVSVLKPGSVTRPLPGIDADIVDREGNSVPEGKGGFLVIRKPWPAMFSDVLGDREEFMAQCWQHIPGVYYAGDVARRDEDGYFWIQGRADDVINIAGHRIGTAEVECALAGHPQVAEAVVVGVPDKIKGQIAKGYVTLKHGVAGTDDLHRELKEHIRRELGPVVIVRSIEFCEELPKTSSGKILRTALR; from the coding sequence GTGGATCATAAGGAAACACTGGACAGCCTGCTGCATGAGGAAAGGGTCTTTCGCCCGTTGCCGCAAATGCTTATCGAAGCCGGGATGAACCCACAGGACCTGCGTGTTGCCCGAGAACTTGCGGAAACCGACCTGTGCGCCTACTGGGAAGAAGCGGCCGAGGAACTGGACTGGTTCACCAAATGGGAGAAGGTCTGCGATTCTTCCGATGCTCCGAATTTTCGCTGGTTCACCGGAGCGCGGTGCAATATTGTATACAACGCGCTCGACCGGCACATAGAAACCGTGAACAAGAACCGTCTGGCCCTTATCTGGGAAGGCGAAGCCGGGGATTCTCGGCAGTATACATATTATGAACTTTACCGGGCAGTGAACCGTTTTGCGAACGGTCTCAGACGGTTGGGGGTAACGAAAGGGGACCGGGTGGTCCTTTATATGCCTCAGCTTCCCGAGACGGTTATCGCCATGCTGGCCTGCGCCAGAATAGGGGCGGTGCACTCCCTTGTCTTTTCCGGTTTTTCGGCTCGCCTGCTCCGGGAGAGGCTCTGCGAAATCCGCCCCCGCGTGGTGGTAACGGCAGACGGCTTTTATCGTAACGGTCAGGTCATCCGCCTCAAGGAGGAAGTGGACCGGGCTTTGCTCGGCACGCCGGAAGGGGTGCCTGAGTCGGTTGTGGTGGTACACCGGGCAAATGTGGATGTGGACATGGATTCGGCCAGAGACTGCTGGTACGCGGATCTTGTGCGCCATGAACGTCCCTTTGCCCCTGCGGAGATAATGGCGTCCGGCGACCCCCTCTTTATTCTTCATACCTCCGGGACATCCGGGAAGCCGAAAGGGATAATCCATTCCCACGGCGGATACATGGTCGGAGTACACCGTACATTCAAGTGGGTGTTCGATCTGAAGCCCACGGACATCTTCTGGTGCTCCGCCGATCCCGGCTGGATAACCGGACATAGTTATCTGGTCTACGGGCCGCTTTTGGCCGGTACAACCACAGTCATGTACGAGGGGCACTCCCTCTATCCTCAGGCTGACCGTGTCTGGAATATTGTTTCAAAATACGGGGTCACACTTTTTTATTCCTCGCCGACTCAGATCAGGACGCTCATGCGGTTCGGACACCGTTATCCGGAACAGCACGACCTTTCCTCTCTGCGTATTCTCGCCGCAGTGGGAGAGCCGTTCAATCCCGAAGCCTGGCTCTGGATGTATGAGCATATCGGCAAGGGGCGCTGCCCGGTGCTGGATACCTGGTGGCAGACCGAAACAGGGATGATCATGATCAGTCCTTTTCCCGTTTCCGTGCTCAAACCCGGATCGGTGACCAGGCCGCTGCCCGGAATAGATGCCGACATCGTGGATCGGGAAGGGAATTCCGTTCCGGAAGGCAAGGGCGGATTTCTGGTGATCAGGAAACCGTGGCCGGCCATGTTCAGCGATGTGTTGGGGGATCGGGAAGAGTTTATGGCCCAGTGCTGGCAGCATATACCCGGAGTGTATTATGCCGGGGACGTCGCCCGCAGGGATGAGGACGGATATTTCTGGATTCAGGGCCGGGCGGACGATGTGATCAATATCGCCGGGCACCGCATCGGCACCGCCGAAGTAGAGTGCGCACTGGCCGGTCACCCGCAAGTGGCCGAGGCCGTTGTGGTCGGTGTCCCGGACAAGATCAAGGGGCAGATTGCCAAAGGGTACGTCACCCTCAAGCATGGCGTGGCAGGAACCGATGATCTGCACCGGGAACTCAAAGAGCACATCCGCCGCGAACTGGGACCGGTCGTGATTGTCCGGTCCATCGAGTTCTGTGAAGAACTGCCCAAGACCTCTAGCGGAAAGATTCTGCGAACGGCGCTCAGGTAA
- a CDS encoding LytTR family DNA-binding domain-containing protein: MTSLKTLILHPDSGVRTSIREALRGSKLVRVLGETVCAEEALELHRAVGYGIIFLVMNPDDSSEGADLAQSLGASKHKPGLIFIADDETKAYLAFELGAIDYLIWPPDENRMNKTLERIARFKSHFREVPHPSDWEESGSGVETGEETLQLSLEDDEQDRFLSALKNAWDYSQTRQPEIEKLPVNQDGSMILIPYTQIIFVEAYEDYSYVHTSTQKFLTSHRLKNLEERLEPHRFFRVHRKYLVNLEMVTEIASLPGSNFMLRTAGRTRIELPISRRRIGKLKQILGM, translated from the coding sequence TTGACCAGCCTTAAAACCTTGATTCTTCACCCGGACTCAGGAGTCCGCACCTCAATCCGCGAAGCCCTTCGCGGATCGAAGCTGGTGCGCGTTCTCGGTGAAACCGTTTGTGCGGAGGAAGCTCTGGAGCTGCACAGGGCGGTGGGATACGGGATAATTTTTCTGGTCATGAATCCTGACGACAGCAGTGAAGGGGCCGATCTGGCTCAGTCGCTCGGGGCAAGCAAACACAAACCCGGTCTTATTTTCATCGCTGACGATGAAACAAAGGCTTATCTGGCTTTCGAACTGGGGGCGATAGACTATCTTATCTGGCCGCCGGACGAAAACAGGATGAACAAGACTCTGGAACGTATTGCCCGGTTCAAAAGTCATTTCAGGGAAGTTCCCCACCCGTCCGACTGGGAGGAGTCCGGTTCCGGCGTGGAGACCGGAGAGGAAACCCTGCAGCTTTCTCTTGAGGACGATGAACAGGACCGTTTTCTTTCGGCCCTTAAAAACGCCTGGGATTATTCGCAAACCCGCCAGCCTGAGATAGAGAAGCTTCCGGTCAACCAGGACGGGAGCATGATTCTCATTCCGTATACCCAGATTATTTTTGTGGAGGCATATGAGGATTACTCCTACGTGCATACCTCCACCCAGAAGTTCCTGACTTCCCACAGACTTAAGAATCTTGAGGAGCGTTTGGAGCCGCATCGTTTTTTTCGCGTACACCGCAAGTATCTGGTCAATCTGGAGATGGTTACCGAGATAGCCAGTCTGCCGGGCAGTAATTTTATGCTGAGGACTGCGGGGCGGACCCGTATAGAGCTGCCGATCAGCAGGCGGCGTATCGGTAAACTGAAACAGATTCTGGGGATGTGA
- a CDS encoding transcriptional repressor — MKIGQRRSKQRELILEELRGLTCHPTADELYELVRKRISNISLGTVYRNLELLAASGVILKLESGGKNRFDGTAEPHPHIRCTQCGRVDDVMQQVDVTTLDDKSSRGYDIKGCNIEYFGICPDCMSSSH; from the coding sequence ATGAAAATTGGACAAAGAAGATCAAAGCAAAGAGAACTCATACTTGAAGAGTTGAGAGGACTGACCTGTCATCCGACAGCAGACGAACTGTACGAACTGGTGAGGAAACGCATTTCCAACATCAGTCTGGGAACAGTCTATCGCAACCTGGAACTGCTGGCGGCGAGCGGGGTAATCCTGAAACTCGAATCAGGCGGAAAAAACAGGTTTGACGGAACGGCCGAACCTCACCCGCACATCCGCTGCACCCAGTGCGGCAGGGTTGATGATGTAATGCAGCAGGTGGATGTTACCACCTTGGACGATAAAAGTTCACGCGGCTATGACATCAAGGGCTGCAATATCGAATATTTCGGAATCTGCCCGGACTGCATGTCTTCAAGTCACTAA